The Pogona vitticeps strain Pit_001003342236 chromosome 6, PviZW2.1, whole genome shotgun sequence genome contains a region encoding:
- the LOC110083171 gene encoding uncharacterized protein LOC110083171 isoform X1 — MLVRPPYWTCSCWLGVCFWLLTGEGGCVSAQLCRSPPCSRNSNNEHPPSKQQCQGPHCSGRVGHTSRAFLHPTSPVQGQTQSKQPPPPPLFSLQQQQRQRQQQQPFVGGRLEHSSLSTRHTAESCFGGGGGGDCAIRAPNGTLRNCKGIECRLPPRLRQKPRLAIQAVPCPPNQEGSCPEPSLVRETERAAQFVGEDLAYTASEIGSATLGVQLTCDVKPGENEVPSEDALVLQLQLMKGQEKFVEALKSQQTLIMDLQQKLAEQQNTLVTQQREIIEQQRKMYEQMDLIKVQYGMLFDTVKQMSLKGLQEDLQHYFEGNLQGLRNQLRSHLQKSYSGHKIEFDAKVIGEPLMGCGLCESGEFCNFQKTPSRCERCTLCPAGFFQLSECSANADRICQDRDECVESPSICGERIKCLNTPGGFRCLGVAEKEAALRLCGEEYFFNKEVLECQACLTCEDGVVAFPCTLVSDTICSTASENKLSESWAAHLVFPLATSSASQVYPGFDLTIKGEEECNIVTVEGNRVLFKQHGLMWADFNFAVKHNCRNFLHLSLKFNNSEEDYELSGVRVEQPEGKILQSVTLSSATEVEPGHVLSVFLKSPNQFCNQSKDLNIYDLHAPLSLFWLSHDTGAVAMTAQTSTAVHYQTNYRPAFKLVSLSDPYMLALSHDGRAIRFTETGVVKFVFHQALYSMGHTCIREGFSLASYLNRNGTNTELMTVHKSGVNYRDTTISASGATRVEAGDLLSFEILSPAQCSVRYFGDSSGISMLSLIWIPSAVSTELSALVSIRGLPTGAVRNRLLDFTQVSPSEEQIHLISAGQYAHKYFVFNERGVASVAFTLKLIHSCNMLQVTLNQLISDRGQPKAVAQQVGGQMPEGAIWTSVSLRSSFKVHNGTMISISLNCVRGRVNHIAHERGTSLSILWISS; from the exons ATGCTGGTGAGACCGCCCTACTGGACTTGCTCTTGCTGGCTAGGAGTTTGTTTCTGGCTTCTGACAGGCGAAGGAGGATGTGTTAGCGCTCAGCTCTGCAGAAGCCCCCCGTGCAGCAGGAACAGCAACAATGAGCATCCGCCCAGCAAACAGCAGTGCCAGGGGCCTCACTGCTCAGGCAGGGTTGGGCATACATCCCGTGCCTTTCTTCACCCCACCAGCCCTGTGCAAGGGCAGACACAGAGCAagcagccgccaccaccacctctcttttccctccagcaACAGCAGAGGCAGCGGCAGCAACAGCAACCCTTTGTGGGTGGAAGACTTGAACACAGCTCTCTGTCCACAAGGCACACAGCAGAGAGTtgctttggaggaggaggaggaggagactgtgCCATTAGGGCTCCCAATGGTACCCTACGGAACTGCAAAGGCATCGAGTGTCGGTTGCCCCCACGTCTTCGCCAGAAGCCGAGGCTAGCTATCCAGGCTGTCCCTTGTCCCCCAAACCAGGAGGGAAGCTGTCCTGAGCCCTCCCTGGTCAGAGAAACTGAGAGGGCAGCCCAGTTTGTTGGAGAAGATCTTGCCTACACAGCTTCTGAAATTGGGAGTGCCACTCTGGGCGTCCAACTGACTTGCGATGTTAAGCCAG GGGAAAATGAAGTCCCATCTGAAGATGCCCTTGTACTCCAGCTTCAGCTCATGAAAGGACAAGAGAAGTTTGTTGAAGCTCTCAAAAGCCAGCAGACCTTAATCATGGATTTACAGCAAAAGTTGGCAGAGCAACAGAATACATTGGTTACCCAGCAGCGAGAAATTATTGAGCAACAGAGGAAAATGTATGAACAGATGGATCTGATAAAAGTCCAGTATGGCATGCTTTTTGACACTGTGAAGCAGATGTCATTGAAGGGTTTGCAAGAGGATCTCCAGCACTATTTTGAAGGCAATCTACAAGGCCTTCGGAACCAACTCAGGAGCCACCTTCAGAAGTCCTACTCTGGCCATAAAATTGAGTTTGATGCCAAAGTGATTGGGGAGCCTCTGATGGGCTGTGGCCTTTGTGAAAGTGGTGAATTTTGCAATTTCCAGAAGACACCCTCTCGGTGTGAAAGATGCACTTTGTGCCCTGCCGGCTTTTTCCAGCTGTCTGAATGTTCTGCAAATGCCGATCGGATCTGCCAG GATAGAGATGAATGCGTTGAGTCACCAAGCATCTGTGGGGAAAGAATAAAATGCCTAAACACTCCAG GAGGTTTCCGATGTCTGGGTGTTGCTGAAAAAGAGGCTGCATTGCGATTGTGTGGAGAGGAATATTTCTTCAACAAAGAGGTGCTGGAGTGCCAAGCTTGCCTGACGTGTGAAGACGGGGTAGTTGCTTTCCCCTGTACTCTTGTTAGTGATACCATTTGTTCAACCGCCAGTGAAAACAAGCTTTCGGAGTCATGGGCGGCACACCTTGTTTTCCCTTTGGCAACGTCTAGCGCTTCTCAAGTTTATCCAGGCTTTGACTTGACGATAAAGGGAGAAGAGGAGTGCAATATAGTGACGGTGGAGGGCAACAGGGTGCTGTTCAAACAGCATGGCTTAATGTGGGCTGACTTCAATTTTGCGGTGAAACACAACTGTAGGAATTTCCTCCACCTTTCTTTGAAATTCAACAACAGTGAAGAAGACTACGAGTTGAGCGGAGTTCGTGTTGAACAGCCAGAAGGCAAAATTTTGCAGAGCGTAACTCTGAGTAGCGCTACGGAGGTAGAACCAGGCcatgttctttctgtttttttgaaAAGCCCTAATCAATTCTGCAACCAAAGCAAAGACTTAAACATTTATGACCTCCATGCACCTCTCAGTTTGTTTTGGTTGTCCCATGACACCGGGGCAGTGGCGATGACAGCCCAAACATCAACTGCTGTGCACTACCAAACTAACTATCGGCCAGCCTTTAAATTGGTTTCTCTTTCCGACCCTTACATGCTGGCTTTGTCCCACGATGGCAGAGCCATCAGGTTTACTGAAACGGGTGTTGTGAAGTTTGTTTTCCACCAAGCATTATACTCCATGGGTCATACCTGCATTCGCGAAGGGTTTTCCCTGGCGTCTTACCTCAACAGAAATGGCACCAATACAGAACTAATGACTGTGCATAAGTCTGGTGTCAATTACAGAGACACAACAATATCTGCCTCTGGGgccaccagagttgaagctggGGATCTGCTCAGCTTTGAAATCCTGTCCCCAGCACAATGCAGTGTTCGTTATTTTGGAGACAGTTCTGGGATTAGCATGCTTAGCCTCATCTGGATCCCATCCGCGGTTTCCACCGAACTTTCAGCCTTGGTCTCCATAAGGGGGCTGCCAACAGGTGCTGTCAGAAACAGATTATTGGATTTTACTCAGGTCTCACCAAGTGAAGAACAAATCCATCTCATTTCTGCTGGACAATATGCTCACAAATATTTTGTATTCAACGAAAGGGGAGTTGCTAGTGTTGCATTTACCTTAAAGTTGATTCATTCCTGTAATATGCTCCAAGTGACTCTGAATCAGCTTATCAGTGATCGTGGACAACCTAAAGCAGTTGCACAGCAGGTCGGTGGTCAAATGCCAGAAGGAGCCATTTGGACCAGTGTTAGCCTGCGTTCTTCTTTCAAAGTTCATAATGGTACGATGATTTCTATTTCTCTCAACTGTGTACGTGGTAGGGTCAACCACATTGCTCATGAACGTGGAACTAGCTTATCTATCTTATGGATTTCATCATAG
- the LOC110083171 gene encoding uncharacterized protein LOC110083171 isoform X2: MLVRPPYWTCSCWLGVCFWLLTGEGGCVSAQLCRSPPCSRNSNNEHPPSKQQCQGPHCSGRVGHTSRAFLHPTSPVQGQTQSKQPPPPPLFSLQQQQRQRQQQQPFVGGRLEHSSLSTRHTAESCFGGGGGGDCAIRAPNGTLRNCKGIECRLPPRLRQKPRLAIQAVPCPPNQEGSCPEPSLVRETERAAQFVGEDLAYTASEIGSATLGVQLTCDVKPGENEVPSEDALVLQLQLMKGQEKFVEALKSQQTLIMDLQQKLAEQQNTLVTQQREIIEQQRKMYEQMDLIKVQYGMLFDTVKQMSLKGLQEDLQHYFEGNLQGLRNQLRSHLQKSYSGHKIEFDAKVIGEPLMGCGLCESGEFCNFQKTPSRCERCTLCPAGFFQLSECSANADRICQDRDECVESPSICGERIKCLNTPGGFRCLGVAEKEAALRLCGEEYFFNKEVLECQACLTCEDGVVAFPCTLVSDTICSTASENKLSESWAAHLVFPLATSSASQVYPGFDLTIKGEEECNIVTVEGNRVLFKQHGLMWADFNFAVKHNCRNFLHLSLKFNNSEEDYELSGVRVEQPEGKILQSVTLSSATEVEPGHVLSVFLKSPNQFCNQSKDLNIYDLHAPLSLFWLSHDTGAVAMTAQTSTAVHYQTNYRPAFKLVSLSDPYMLALSHDGRAIRFTETGVVKFVFHQALYSMGHTCIREGFSLASYLNRNGTNTELMTVHKSGVNYRDTTISASGATRVEAGDLLSFEILSPAQCSVRYFGDSSGISMLSLIWIPSAVSTELSALVSIRGLPTGAVRNRLLDFTQVSPSEEQIHLISAGQYAHKYFVFNERGVASVAFTLKLIHSCNMLQVTLNQLISDRGQPKAVAQQVGGQMPEGAIWTSVSLRSSFKVHNEIVWRYFILSNSVYFQMCTEMGKKVRL, from the exons ATGCTGGTGAGACCGCCCTACTGGACTTGCTCTTGCTGGCTAGGAGTTTGTTTCTGGCTTCTGACAGGCGAAGGAGGATGTGTTAGCGCTCAGCTCTGCAGAAGCCCCCCGTGCAGCAGGAACAGCAACAATGAGCATCCGCCCAGCAAACAGCAGTGCCAGGGGCCTCACTGCTCAGGCAGGGTTGGGCATACATCCCGTGCCTTTCTTCACCCCACCAGCCCTGTGCAAGGGCAGACACAGAGCAagcagccgccaccaccacctctcttttccctccagcaACAGCAGAGGCAGCGGCAGCAACAGCAACCCTTTGTGGGTGGAAGACTTGAACACAGCTCTCTGTCCACAAGGCACACAGCAGAGAGTtgctttggaggaggaggaggaggagactgtgCCATTAGGGCTCCCAATGGTACCCTACGGAACTGCAAAGGCATCGAGTGTCGGTTGCCCCCACGTCTTCGCCAGAAGCCGAGGCTAGCTATCCAGGCTGTCCCTTGTCCCCCAAACCAGGAGGGAAGCTGTCCTGAGCCCTCCCTGGTCAGAGAAACTGAGAGGGCAGCCCAGTTTGTTGGAGAAGATCTTGCCTACACAGCTTCTGAAATTGGGAGTGCCACTCTGGGCGTCCAACTGACTTGCGATGTTAAGCCAG GGGAAAATGAAGTCCCATCTGAAGATGCCCTTGTACTCCAGCTTCAGCTCATGAAAGGACAAGAGAAGTTTGTTGAAGCTCTCAAAAGCCAGCAGACCTTAATCATGGATTTACAGCAAAAGTTGGCAGAGCAACAGAATACATTGGTTACCCAGCAGCGAGAAATTATTGAGCAACAGAGGAAAATGTATGAACAGATGGATCTGATAAAAGTCCAGTATGGCATGCTTTTTGACACTGTGAAGCAGATGTCATTGAAGGGTTTGCAAGAGGATCTCCAGCACTATTTTGAAGGCAATCTACAAGGCCTTCGGAACCAACTCAGGAGCCACCTTCAGAAGTCCTACTCTGGCCATAAAATTGAGTTTGATGCCAAAGTGATTGGGGAGCCTCTGATGGGCTGTGGCCTTTGTGAAAGTGGTGAATTTTGCAATTTCCAGAAGACACCCTCTCGGTGTGAAAGATGCACTTTGTGCCCTGCCGGCTTTTTCCAGCTGTCTGAATGTTCTGCAAATGCCGATCGGATCTGCCAG GATAGAGATGAATGCGTTGAGTCACCAAGCATCTGTGGGGAAAGAATAAAATGCCTAAACACTCCAG GAGGTTTCCGATGTCTGGGTGTTGCTGAAAAAGAGGCTGCATTGCGATTGTGTGGAGAGGAATATTTCTTCAACAAAGAGGTGCTGGAGTGCCAAGCTTGCCTGACGTGTGAAGACGGGGTAGTTGCTTTCCCCTGTACTCTTGTTAGTGATACCATTTGTTCAACCGCCAGTGAAAACAAGCTTTCGGAGTCATGGGCGGCACACCTTGTTTTCCCTTTGGCAACGTCTAGCGCTTCTCAAGTTTATCCAGGCTTTGACTTGACGATAAAGGGAGAAGAGGAGTGCAATATAGTGACGGTGGAGGGCAACAGGGTGCTGTTCAAACAGCATGGCTTAATGTGGGCTGACTTCAATTTTGCGGTGAAACACAACTGTAGGAATTTCCTCCACCTTTCTTTGAAATTCAACAACAGTGAAGAAGACTACGAGTTGAGCGGAGTTCGTGTTGAACAGCCAGAAGGCAAAATTTTGCAGAGCGTAACTCTGAGTAGCGCTACGGAGGTAGAACCAGGCcatgttctttctgtttttttgaaAAGCCCTAATCAATTCTGCAACCAAAGCAAAGACTTAAACATTTATGACCTCCATGCACCTCTCAGTTTGTTTTGGTTGTCCCATGACACCGGGGCAGTGGCGATGACAGCCCAAACATCAACTGCTGTGCACTACCAAACTAACTATCGGCCAGCCTTTAAATTGGTTTCTCTTTCCGACCCTTACATGCTGGCTTTGTCCCACGATGGCAGAGCCATCAGGTTTACTGAAACGGGTGTTGTGAAGTTTGTTTTCCACCAAGCATTATACTCCATGGGTCATACCTGCATTCGCGAAGGGTTTTCCCTGGCGTCTTACCTCAACAGAAATGGCACCAATACAGAACTAATGACTGTGCATAAGTCTGGTGTCAATTACAGAGACACAACAATATCTGCCTCTGGGgccaccagagttgaagctggGGATCTGCTCAGCTTTGAAATCCTGTCCCCAGCACAATGCAGTGTTCGTTATTTTGGAGACAGTTCTGGGATTAGCATGCTTAGCCTCATCTGGATCCCATCCGCGGTTTCCACCGAACTTTCAGCCTTGGTCTCCATAAGGGGGCTGCCAACAGGTGCTGTCAGAAACAGATTATTGGATTTTACTCAGGTCTCACCAAGTGAAGAACAAATCCATCTCATTTCTGCTGGACAATATGCTCACAAATATTTTGTATTCAACGAAAGGGGAGTTGCTAGTGTTGCATTTACCTTAAAGTTGATTCATTCCTGTAATATGCTCCAAGTGACTCTGAATCAGCTTATCAGTGATCGTGGACAACCTAAAGCAGTTGCACAGCAGGTCGGTGGTCAAATGCCAGAAGGAGCCATTTGGACCAGTGTTAGCCTGCGTTCTTCTTTCAAAGTTCATAATG AAATTGTCTGGAGATATTTCATTCTATCAAATTCTGTGTATTTTCAAATGTGtacagagatgggaaagaaagTAAGACTCTAG